From the genome of Ailuropoda melanoleuca isolate Jingjing chromosome 5, ASM200744v2, whole genome shotgun sequence:
CATTTTGAGGCCGTCTCTTACGGTGACCACCTCTTTGGAGCTCTAGTTCTCCTTCCCCTACAGCGCCGGTTCAGCGTCGCTTTGCGCCTCGCCCTCTTCGGGGAGCATGTGGGAGCCTTGCGAGCTCTGGGCCTGCCTCTGACCCAGGTACTTTCTCAGCCCAGCAGAGCCTGCCATAGCCTACCTGTACTGGGCCTGGGGGACAGTCCTGAGCAGTGGGGAACTTTGGTGGTCCTCAGGTTCCTTATCTTACTTGTGGGGGATTTTGAGGAGATTAAGAGAAGCCATGAAAAGGGTTTAACAGGGTATCTGGCATATAGTATGTATTGGTTATTATTAGCAAGCCACAACTCATTGCTCAGTGCTACAATCTGGATAAGAGACGTAGTAAAAACCAATATAGTTCTAAGTTATTCACATTTTAGATGTCAGTTCAGGattgaggaaaggaaaagatcaaaGTGGACTTCCCAtaaggagaaagggggaagaaatggAGATTGACTTGGGCACTGAAGGTTGGGTAGAATTTGATGTTGAGGATGAAGAACAGTATGTATCTAGGTGCCCCTCTCAATCATTCCTGCATGGAATAAAGAGTGATTTTTGAGAGtgctacttttaaagaaaatgaacttttgaaagGTTTCATAATATAATTGAGCAATTGAATGTGacattttgaaagttttaattttaagcagATTAATCAAGTACTGGTAGGCAGTAGAAATTCACTACTGCTTCCCAATTTCCCAGTTTCTCCTGCTTCCCAGCCCTTTAGTCTTCAATGTCAGTCCTTGTGATAGGCGGGACTGGATGTCTGTCTGGGACCTTATCTCTGCCCTCAAAATTTGGTTCAGGTGACCATCAAGCATCCGCCCTGTTGCACTGTGATGCattcccaccctcaccctcagcATGTCTTGCTCCCTCTGTCACAGTTGCCTGTGTCCTTGGAGTGCTATACAGAGCCTCCTGAAGACAACCTGGCCCTCCTTCAGCTCTACTTCCGGGCCCTGGTTACTGGTGCCCTCTGTCCACGTTGGTGCCCTGTGCTCTATGCTGTGGCTGTGGCCCATGTCAAcagcttcctcttctcccaggaccccaggagctcCGTAAGTTACATCCCCATCTCCAAAGGGTGGAAGAGACACTGCCTTTGGGtgagagggggaggaaaggagggttGGATGAGACCAGTGATGGGTGTCAGCCCTTGGCCCAGtgccatctctccctccctgttcTGCCTCTAGGATGAGGTAAAGGCTGCCCGCAGGAGCCTGCTGCAGAAAACTTCGCTGCTGGCAGATGAGGTAGGACAGGGCACATCCTGGAGGAGAGGGTAATAGTAGGTCTTGGGGGACAGAGATCTCAATAGGATCTCAGTACCTACTGCATAAAGTTTCTTCCCTTTTTGCAGGGTCTCCGGCAGCACCTTCTCCACTATAAGCTCCCCAATTCTGCCCTCCCAGAAGGCTTTGAGCTGTATCCCCAGTTGCCCCCTCTGCGTCAGCAGTACCTCCAGAGAGTGACCTCAGGGATGCTCCAAAATGGGGTGTCAGAGGCCTAGTATAGTTGCTACAGATGAAGACATGGATACATTCTCCTGGGGTTCACCCACACGTGCCTGGCCAGACAAAAGGATTTTGTGCCCTAAGGGTGCACAGGAGACAAAGGAGCAGAAGTCTTGCCTTCCTGGGAGCAGGCCGTTTGAGCTTTTTTGGAGCAGGGTGAGCCCTACCATTATATCCTGATATCTGAAGCTCAGGATCTGGGGCTTCTGAGAGTCTGTACTGGGAGTGAATGGTGACTTAACTGTTTGTCCCTCTTTTGGGGGCAACACAAACTATGGacatctctccttcccctgccccagaccAAGATGTATGAATGCTATAGATGtgtactgaaataaaaaatttttttaatctgggaCTCTGATTTGGACTGATTTCAGACATGGTAGTTCAGGATTGGTGTGGAAGGATGGATTATCtcaggggagaagcaggactTCTGTGAGAGATGAGGGAAGTAAAAACTGAGTCCACATCTGGGACAACTAAAATGTGGGTCCCAGTGCTGGAGTTGAGCCAGGCCAGGGTAACACTCTTGGGAAGGGGTACTTCTTAAAGGACTCTCAGCAGTCCACTTGGAGTATAAGTATCCTTAGGGTCAGCATCTTTTCTCCTTATGGTCCATTAACTGCTATCCTGAGATAACGAagaaaccaaaaaccagactGTGCAGTAGCTGTCTATCTTAATCTGTTTGGGCTGCTTAACAGAATGGCATAGACTGAGTGgtttagaaacaacagaaatttatttctaaagttctggaggctgggaagtccaagatcaaggtgctggcacaGTTGGTCTCCAgtgagggcccacttcctggttcgTGGACAgccctcacatggtggaagggacaTGGGAGCCCTCTGGGGCTTCTTTATAAAGACACTAACACATTCCACCCATTAAGGTGGAACCCTCATGACCTAATGACTTTCCAGAGGCCCTGCCTCCAAATACCCTCACATTGGGTATTAGAGTTCAACATATGAACTAGGCTGGGGTGAAGTGGGGctggacacaaacattcagtctatagtgCTGTCCTACAACTCCCCCTCCATTGTGGACTTTAGTGGTGAAGGTAAGTGCTGGGAAGGAGTAATCAAACCATGAACTCTGGTTCATTGGTTCATCTCTTTTGGTAGAGTTTTTAGGTTCTttgtctaaattctttttttttttttaagattttattttatttatttgacagagagacagccagctagagagggaacacaagcagggggagtgggagaggaagaagcaggctcccagcggaggagcctgacgtggggctcgatcccataatgccgggatcacgccctgagctgaagccagacacttaaataccgagccacccaggcgccctggttctTTGTCTAAATTCTAACACTTAAGCTTTCTTACAGTGTCATTTTCTGTGTGGAATTCCCTGTGTTGACAGGTCATCAGAGTGAGTGCAGTGTGCCCTGTCAGTGGGTAGAGAGAACCGACTTCCCATAAATGGAGCTGTGGGACACACTTACCCAGTAGGTTTTATGGGCAACTACTGCATGTGCAAATAGCATAGTCCCCGAACTCTTGGGACAGAAATCACCTGGACTGTGTGTTAAAACAAACTGCTAGGCCCTGCACCAGTGTTTCTGACTCAGTGGGTCTAGGGTGAAACCCAAAAATTTGCATCTCTAACAGGTTtccaggtggtgctgatgctgctcTCCAAGCCCCAACACacgttgagaaccactggctcaGTGGAACCTACCAAGTAAATTCTGTGACCTCACAGAGGTCAATAGAGCGTGGGTCCAAGAGTGCTTACGGAATCACTGTAGTATCTGTACTTAGCACCATGTTCTCAGAGACAAGCAAGTAGCTAACTactatcacttctttttttccagtgcTTTATATTAAACATAGGCCTCAGcctttaaaattagtattttggaCAAAAGAATAAGGGAGACGCAAAACCACCTGAAGGCTAAGTGACCTTCACAGTTATAGAGTCTGCTGTGGTTTACAGAGAAATTCCCCTTCATATggttttacaggtggggaaactgtcTCAGAAGAGTGTGACCTGTGCACCATCACGCGTTGACTAGAAATGCTAGTACTAGCACTTAGATGTTTGACGACAGGATCCAGGCTTTCACCCCACCACAGTAAGAAATTGtgcaaagggggcgcctgggtggcacagcggttaagaatctgccttcggctcagggcgtggtcccggcattatgggatcgagccccacgtcaggctcctccgctaggagcctgcttcttcctctcccactccccctgcttgtgttccctctctcgctggctgtctctgtctctgtcgaataaataaataaaatctttaaaaaaaaaattgtgcaaagGGTTAAGACAGACAACGGAGTTGTATGAGGTGAACCTACAGACCCAGGTTTCTGAGGGTGTCTGGAGGTTCAGCCTTTCAGTCCCAAGGTACCGAAAAGACACAAGTAATGGCAAGTAATGATGCACTTACTAAGTGCCTTAAAGAGcacttcctggggtgcctgggtggctcagttaagcatctgccttcggctcgggtcattatcccagggtcctgggttctaGGCCACACTGgagtccttgctcagcagggagtctgctcctccctttccctctccccctcctcccagtgtattctctctctctctctctctctcaaataaataaaatttaaaaaaaaaaaaaagagagagaacttccCATGTGTTattacacacacccacaccccaccaCCAATGAAGCACTCACTCCACTGCTCCTGATGTGGGAGAGCTAGAAAGACCTAGAAGCCTGGGCAGGGTGTCTGGGGTGTGGCTTGCCACTTTTTTCACAGTCCTGCCTCAAAAGGGTGGGGGCACTTTCTCCCCTACCTTGGGATCCAGACAGCCCTTGGAGGGGTACTCGCAAGGCTCTTCTAGGAAGCATAGGGACCTTGCTGCCCACATGTCCTACCCTTCCTCCTTCAGTGTACCAGGGTCTGAGGTGGGAGTGGTTTTAGGACTGGCAGCATCTAGAAAGCAGTCAGACTCCGTTATGAGGGGCAGTCAGGCCAAAGTGACAAGCTCTGAGTCCACAACCCTATCTGTGGCAGGTTGAACAAGCCATGGGCTGCTCAGGCTGCCTGCTGCTGTGGCTTAAAGCAGCGGGTACCGTCAGTCAAGGAACCATCTGGCTAGAGGCATCTTCCTAGGCTTAGGAACAGCAATTGAGACAGACTGGGTCCTAGTGGCTCCCCCAGAGGCCTGGAACCCTCAAGGCCAATGCTTCTGGGTCAGTGCTCCCGCTGAGTGGGCCCAGAAGCACAGTGCAGGCCTGAATTCAAGGTTCCCCATCACGCAGCTTGGGAAGGAGGGATAGGCCCGGGGGTTTCAGCACCGCCTGGGGGTGAGACTACCTAGCTAGGTCCAGGAAAGGATGGGTGGCCTGCAGGACCAAACTCAGTGGGCCCCCAGGTCATTCACTGGGAAGGACTTCCCAGGGGAGAAACTTGCAGAGGGATCAGCAGGCACCCCGAGGGGCTTCAGTGACTGGAGTTGTTCCGGGCCAGCTTCCAGGTACTGGTGTGCCCTGGCTGGGTGGGGTTAGGACGACGACCTCAAGAGGAGAGGGCCAGCTGTCTACAGGTTATCTCTTTATCTTTATCTCTTGTCCCCCATTAACCTGCCACCTCTCCCAACCCCACTGTCTCGTTGTCACCTTTCAGGAGCCATTCTCTGCTCCAACTCGGGGTCCCAGGCACCTTTTCTGCCATCCTTACCTCTGTCGCTGCCAGCTCCTAGCCCCCAAGATGCGAATGTCACCACCCCACCTAGTGTCTTAGAGCCAGCTTCTCCCCTAATTCCCCCAGGTGAGCTCCAggctcttcctcccttctctgctcatCTTACCAGGCCAGGTCAGATGCTCTAtgaccctctcctctctccctgctccaagGCACTGAAGGGCCTTGGCTGTTCTCCTGTGGGGCCAGCGGCCAGCAAGGACCCACACAAACACAGTGCAACAAGGCACACACAGGCAGCAGCGTGGTGGTGACAGCAGGGGCCACCAAGCCTCTGAAAGGCACGCAGCTGTGGCGACAGCCAGCCAACACTGAGTACCTGTAAgtgtggagcagggagaggggggtgACGACCTGCGTATCAGAGGTTCTAAAGTCAGGGAACCAAAGGCCTCGGGCACACCACGTTGTTGTAGGGTATTCCATACTCCCGTGTGGCCCTAGCGACTATGTCCCTTCTTCCAGCGGAACCGGGAAAGGTGGCAATGGTCGCCACTGAATTAGCCAGTACCTAGGAGCCCCTAACCAGCGCTGGCGCCAAGCGGTGGCTtgaccccgcccccccccgcccatcTCCATTAAGCCTCCTAAAGTAAGCGTAAAATCTAATTTTCTGGTGTGCAGACCTAGTCTCCCCATCTTTTCAAAATCGACTACAGCCTCTTTAGTCCTTCAGATGAGAAATTCTGGAACCGCTTTTGTCACCAACCTCTGCCCCAGGCGGGCAGCCCGAGGACCGAAGATCGAGGGCCAGAGACTCCGCGCCGGCTTTCCGCAGGATCTCAGCTGACGGAACTGCAGGACAAAGGCGCCAAGAACCACCTGTCGCGGGCGCACGGCGTCTTCGTCTCCGTCGTCTTTTCCCTTGGTCGCGGGGAGCCGCTTCAGGACGCCTGTCCCGGAGTAAGCGGAGCCAGTGGGAAGGGGCGGCTCGAGCTGCCCAGGCCTAGGGCCGGGCGGAGCGAGGGGCGCTCCTCGGGGTGGAGACGGCGGCACTGCGAGGGGAGCGTCCCGGGCCCCGCCGAATCTGGCGTCCGCGGCCCGCGGGGAGCCGGGAGAGACAGCTTGTCTGCGTCGGAGGGTCCTGGGCCGCTGAGGAGCGCGCGGCGATGGAGGGGCCTCAGGGTCTCGGGTCGCAGCGCTGGGCGGGACCGGCGGGGGTGGCGGGGGCCCAGCAATCCGCCTTAGCGTCCCGAACTTCTTCCTGGGGGCGCGCGCACACAAGCGCTTCGTGCGGGCCTGGGGGTCCCCAGTCCCTGGGTTCGGCCGGGAGCCCTTTCCCTTACTCCAGGGCCTGATGCTCCAGGGTCCTCGCTCGACGGCTGGAGGGCGCGCTCCCGAACGCGCCGCTGCCCCAGAGCCGCGCGCCGGCGAGCGGGAGCCGCTGCTGGGGGCGGCCGGAGGAGGNNNNNNNNNNNNNNNNNNNNNNNNNNNNNNNNNNNNNNNNNNNNNNNNNNNNNNNNNNNNNNNNNNNNNNNNNNNNNNNNNNNNNNNNNNNNNNNNNNNNNNNNNNNNNNNNNNNNNNNNNNNNNNNNNNNNNNNNNNNNNNNNNNNNNNNNNNNNNNNNNNNNNNNNNNNNNNNNNNNNNNNNNNNNNNNNNNNNNNNNNNNNNNNNNNNNNNNNNNNNNNNNNNNNNNNNNNNNNNNNNNNNNNNNNNNNNNNNNNNNNNNNNNNNNNNNNNNNNNNNNNNNNNNNNNNNNNNNNNNNNNNNNNNNNNNNNNNNNNNNNNNNNNNNNNNNNNNNNNNNNNNNNNNNNNNNNNNNNNNNNNNNNNNNNNNNNNNNNGGTGGGGGGGCTGTACTGCGGGTGGAGGCGGCGGCGGCTACAGGAGTAGGTGCTCTCTCGAGGAGGGCAGCTCGGCAGCTCCCAGGGTGAAGTGTCGCTGGAACCTTAGAACAGGCCCTCTGAAGGACAGGCGGGAAAGGGGTTGAGACCCCCTCTGGGCCCCGGAGCAAGTAGAGTAAGAGCTCTTAGCAAAGACATTAAAtaggggatcctgggtggctcagtaggtgaggAAGTTCAGTTGGTTTCAGcgcaggtcctggtctcaggatcatgagacgGAGCCCCGCCtagggttccacgctcagtgtggagtctgcttaagattctctctctccggggcgcctgggtggcacagcggttaagcgtctgccttcagctcagggcgtgatcccggcgttatgggatcgagccccacgtcgggctcctccgctatgagcctgcttcttcctctcccactccccctgcttgtgttccctctctcgctggctgtctctatctctgtcaaataaataaataaaatcttaaaaaaaaaaaaaaaagattctctctctcctgcccctcccccactcctgcgtGCTCTCGCGTGCTTTctcataaatctttttaaaaagaaaagagaacaactAAGTTGCAAATCACACAAGTAGACAGGATTCCCTAGATTTTCGTTTAAAatccaggactttttttttttttttttaaatcacagcagGTCTCCTTGTTCTATAGGAGTCCCAGGAATTTAGAGCTGGCTGAGTTGGCAAACTGAGCTGAGAGGCAGAAAGGCCGGGAtaactgatgatgatgatgatgatagggaggtgggggggggtacggaggggcagagagagaatcttaagtaggctccatgcccagggcagaacGTACGGTGGGGCTCACCTCCGGGCTGCACCTGAGTCTCCATcacagggccctgagatcatgacctgagccgaaatcaggaacccgacacccaactgactgagccacccaggtgctccaggcaGAGATAATTTAAATTAGTAGTTCTCCAAGTGTGGTTTCTGAACCAGTAGCATTAGCACCACCTAGGAaagttgttagaaatgcaaattctcagcctctctccaacctactgaatcagaaactcgaGGGAAGACTCCTAGCCATCTGTGTTTTAATCAGTCCTCTGGGTGATTTCAGGCAGACAAGGAGGTTGTCCCAGCCAACCTAAGCCAGGCCTGCAGATTCCAGCTGATGACTCCCACCCCACctgtctggctcctggctcccacTTACAGGCTAGCAGCCCCTGTATTGTAATGCTAGTGTAGAGAGGGCCACACTGGTATTTGCACTGGGAGACAACAGTTTCCCATCAGtgtgccccttcctcccccccattTTGTAGCCAAACCCTCTATCACTTTCAATTTCCAGGTGGTGATGCCTCAGAGAATGACATCCTCGGGTTGATGGGGAAAAAGGGGTATACTTCATATAACCCAGTGGTGAACCCTACCGGCAGCCTCCAGCAGGTGTTGTTCCctacccacccccctcctctcagCCTGGCCTAGCCTTATTCCTCAATCCCTGAGCCCACTCCCATTTGAGCCACCAACTCTATGCTGTGAACTGTCTGGTTCTTGCACAGCCCAGGAATACTCAAGAGCTGGGCTGTCAGCTGGATGCCAGTATGGGGCATTCTGGGGCACTTGTCAGATATCTCCTGTGAATTCTCAAGCTCAATCTGTGAGCTCGAGGATCTCAGAAGAGGAAGTATACAGGCCTGACAGAAGTCCTTCAGGCCCTCCCCCCATCCCTTAAATGCCTGGTACTGCTCATTGTTCCAAAGTCCAGGGGTAGAATTAACCACGTAGCTGGAAAAGTATGtctgtcccccaccctcaccctgcaATATCCATTCTTTTACTCATAATCATGGAGATCCATGGAGAAGTAGAGATCCGACTGCACCTCAATTGTAGTCATTGCCTTTTGAAAGACTGCCAATGGCAGGCAGAGCTCTGGTTAGCCAAATGCACGTGCCCAGAGGACATGGAGCTAGCTACAGATATCACTTGCATGGGTAAGTCCAGCTTTTGTCCAAGATCTGGACTCCGGGGGCCACGGGCTGGGAGGAGCAGTAGGGTACTGGGAAAGATGACTGGTGgtatgccaggcaccattccGGGTGTGGGGCAGGAGACTGGATATGCTTCAGTGTACGCTCTGCCTTGGAGGAACATGTAGAGTAGTGGTCTAGTATGGGAGGGGTGATAGctacctatctatctacctacctatttatctatctagATATGTATCTAgatctacttttttaaagattttatttatttattgggggggtgGAGAATGCACatgagagacagcaagagcagggagggaggcagagggagggggagaaagagactcctcgctaagcagggagcctgatccagggctctgtcccaggaccctgggatcatgacctgaaccaaaggcaggtgcttaactgactgagccacccaggtgcccagatatGTATCTAGATTGTCATTGTGACCTCTACACTGAGCCTCCTTATGGTGTGTGGGGTCCTGATTCTGGGTAAGGAACATCCAGCAGGCATGGCTGATTCCAGGCTGCCTACCTCTTCACTGAGCTGTGTGTGGGGTCCCAGGGACAGACGTGGCTGATTTCAGGACCCCTGCTTCCAGCAGAGCAGTGGTGGGCTCCTCAGGGATTCCAAGAGTAAAAGCAGCTGCGGAGGCCCAGGGAAGACCTTTGCCTCAATGGGCATCTGGAGAGACGTCCTGGGTGGAGGGGTGGCAAAGGAGGGTGGGCCAGATGGGCAGGTAGAGAGTTCGCCCTTCTTTCTCAGTGAACCATAGAAGTGGCAGGGCCTGTGGGGGATGAGACTGCCAGGCCCGGAGCTTGAGCTTCTTAACCTCCACCATCAAGACAGCCCTCAGCCCTTACTACTGCCAGGTGGGGTTTGGCTGGGCctggccctggcctctgcccccagGGCTTACAGAATTTCCCCCAGCCAATGTCACTCTGCTCAGGAAAGTTCTCTTCTTCTGAGAACCCGTGCACTCTGAAtctctcccactcccatcccactccctgctgtggTGAATTATGGTTCCAGAAAGGATGTGGCCCCAAACCTCTGTGTGGAGGAGATAGAGGTCAGAGAAATTCCAAAATGCagagtaacttgtccaaggtcagctGTCACCCCCAATTCTGGGATGGGGGGACCCTATGATTCCTTTGGAGCAAGGGTTGCCACTACCCAGGGCGTCTGCAAGGACGTAAGGAAAACCTCATCACAGACACCCTGAGCCCataccttctctctcttctgccctgGTTCTGTGCCAGTCAACATCACCTCTGTAGGGCTTGTACTTGGAGAGATGCCACGATGCAGAAAGACCTGAGTCCTCAGATAGGGCCGCCTGACCATATAGGGGATGACGAGGTAAAAAGGAGGCACTGGAGCCTCTAGGACACTTACCTAGGCCCAGCCGACCACTCCCTTCCAACCTGTCTTCCTGCAGAGCCTTGGGCCACGGTGCCTTTGGAGAAGTCTATGAGGGATTGGTAATTGGCCTTCCTGGGGACCCTAGCCCCCTACAGGTGGCTGTCAAGGTGAGAGAGGTGGAACTTCTGGAACAGTTGCTGGAGTTACAGCCAACCCATTCTCCTGAAGTGTCTGGGGGAGCTCAGGagccctcttcctccccagaccCTGCCAGAACTCTGCTGGATTTCCTCGTGGAGGTGCTCATCATCAGGTGCACCTGGGGCCATggacaggggtgggaggtgggagcagAACTGCCTGCCGGAACAGCTTCTCTTCACCCTGGGGCTAGAGGTAGCGGGGCTAGGGATACAGAGCCTGTCTCTGGTGTTATGGAACCTAGAGCCTGGTTTCCCTCCCTGCTGGCAACTGGGGTATGTGCCTCCCACTCAGCAAGTTCAGCCATCAGAACATTGTGCGCTGTGTGGGGCTCAGCCTCCGGACTGCCCCTTGCCTAATTCTGCTCAAGTTGGTGTCTGGAGGGGGCATGAAGAGTTACCTGAGAAACAGCCTGCCACACTTGGTAAGACCCTTCTCCCAGCTTCCTGAGCCCATCTAAAGACCCTgtccggggcccctgggtggctcagttggttaagcatctaccttcggctcaggtcatgatcccagggtcctaggatagagccctatgtagggctccctgctcagtggggagtgtgcttctccctctgccccttcccccccagccaccttgtgctctctttctctctctctcaaataaataaaatattttaaaaaattaaaattaaaaaataaaaacactgtccTTGTGTCCCCAAACAAGCAGGAACTAATGCACCCTCTGCCCTACCCAGGGCCAGCCATCACCTCTGGCCATGAGGGATGTGCTCCATCTGACCTAAGACATAGCCCAGGGCTGCCCCTCCCTGGAGGAAAATCACTTCATCCATTGGGAGTGATCCTGgctcagagggggtgggggagcagcccAACTCTCTCCCCAAGGAACAGCTCTTCCACGTCACTTTTATGGAA
Proteins encoded in this window:
- the LTK gene encoding LOW QUALITY PROTEIN: leukocyte tyrosine kinase receptor (The sequence of the model RefSeq protein was modified relative to this genomic sequence to represent the inferred CDS: inserted 7 bases in 5 codons; deleted 2 bases in 1 codon; substituted 3 bases at 3 genomic stop codons); translated protein: MGCSGCLLLWLKAAGAILCSNSGSQAPFLPSLPLSLPAPSPQDANVTTPPSVLEPASPLIPPGTEGPWLFSCGASGQQGPTQTQCNKAHTGSSVVVTAGATKPLKGTQLWRQPANTEYLISADGTAGXKGAKNHLSRAHGVFVSVVFSLGRGEPLQDACPGGSRERQLVCVGGSWAAEERAAMEGPQGLGSQRWAGXGGGGGGPAIRLSVPNFFLGARAHKRFVRAWGSPVPGFGREPFPLLQGLMLQGPRSTAGGRAPERAAAPEPRAGEREPLLGAIHGEVEIRLHLNCSHCLLKDCQWQAELWLAKCTCPEDMELATDITCMGNHPGAQICIXIVIVTSTLSLLMVCGVLILGKEHPWQGLWGMRLPGPELELXLTSTIKTALSPYYCQVGFGWAWPWPLPPGLTEFPPANVTLLRALGHGAFGEVYEGLVIGLPGDPSPLQVAVKTLPELCXDFLVEVLIISKFSHQNIVRCVGLSLRTAPCLILLKLVSGGGMKSYLRNSLPHLGQPSPLAMRDVLHLTXDIAQGCPSLEENHFIHWENIAARNCPLSCTGPSRVAKIGDCGVARGIYRASCYGKRGWALVGGRWMPPEAFLEASFSFPHSXCRSFGVLLWEIFSLGFCLITPCPGSTNQDVLYFVIGGGQMGPPRGCVSMEYHIMTLCWQHQPELRPSFAGILEHLPYCIQDPNVLNSPLPMELGPLXEQEGTSGLGSRSLEGLRSPQSQEQNLESLKNWGGSLLGPWLPSSLKTPKSKDFQPQGGFQRNPKESPLWLLGPKGP